In the Burkholderia glumae LMG 2196 = ATCC 33617 genome, one interval contains:
- a CDS encoding IS481 family transposase, producing MSSLNQNVIRHKIGLLNLATELGNVSKACKVMGLSRDTFYRYQNAVAEGGVDALFDSNRRKPNPKNRVDEATEIAVLAYAIEQPAHGQVRVSNELRRRGIFVSASGVRSIWLRHELSSFKLRLVALEKQVAEKGIVLSEDQVAALERKQDDDVAHGEIETAHPGYLGSQDTFYVGTIKGVGRIYQQTFVDTYSKVAMAKLYTTKTPITAADLLNDRVLPFFEEHGMGVIRMLTDRGTEYCGKPESHDYQLYLALNDIEHTKTKARHPQTNGICERFHKTILQEFYQVAFRHKLYLTLAELQVDLDTWLMYYNGERTHQGKMCCGRTPLQTLIAGKEVWKEKVSHLNLI from the coding sequence GTGAGTAGTCTCAACCAAAATGTCATCCGCCACAAGATCGGTCTGCTGAATCTGGCCACCGAGCTCGGGAACGTGTCGAAGGCCTGCAAGGTGATGGGGCTGTCGCGCGATACGTTCTACCGCTATCAGAATGCCGTGGCCGAGGGCGGCGTCGATGCCCTGTTCGACAGCAATCGGCGCAAGCCGAATCCCAAGAATCGAGTCGATGAAGCGACGGAAATCGCCGTGCTGGCCTATGCCATCGAGCAGCCCGCCCACGGGCAGGTTCGGGTCAGCAACGAATTACGCCGGCGCGGTATTTTCGTGTCTGCATCCGGCGTTCGTTCGATCTGGCTGCGTCACGAATTGTCGTCCTTCAAGCTGAGGCTCGTGGCGCTGGAGAAGCAGGTCGCTGAAAAAGGCATCGTGCTGAGCGAGGACCAGGTGGCCGCGCTGGAAAGAAAGCAGGACGACGATGTGGCTCATGGCGAAATCGAAACCGCTCATCCCGGCTATCTGGGCTCGCAGGACACGTTCTACGTGGGCACGATCAAGGGCGTAGGCCGGATTTACCAGCAGACCTTCGTCGACACCTACAGCAAAGTGGCGATGGCCAAGCTGTACACGACCAAGACACCGATCACGGCGGCCGATCTGCTCAATGACCGGGTGTTGCCGTTCTTCGAGGAGCACGGCATGGGTGTGATCCGCATGCTGACCGATCGAGGCACGGAGTATTGCGGCAAGCCGGAATCGCACGATTATCAGCTGTACCTGGCGCTGAACGACATCGAGCACACCAAAACCAAGGCGCGACATCCGCAGACCAATGGCATCTGCGAGCGGTTCCATAAAACCATCCTGCAGGAGTTTTATCAGGTCGCGTTCCGCCACAAGCTCTATCTGACGCTGGCGGAACTGCAGGTCGATCTCGATACTTGGCTGATGTACTACAACGGCGAGCGAACGCATCAAGGTAAGATGTGTTGTGGTCGCACGCCTTTGCAAACGCTCATCGCGGGCAAGGAGGTGTGGAAGGAGAAAGTGAGCCACCTGAATCTGATCTGA
- a CDS encoding YadA-like family protein — protein sequence MSSSTSTSVGSLSTGLSTTNSNVSSLSSGLSTTDSNVSSLSSSVSTGLSTANSNVSSLSTGLSTTNSTVGSLSTGLSTTNSNVSSLSSGLSTTDSNVSSLSSSASTGLSTANSNVSSLSTGLSATNSTVGSLSTGLSSTNSNVSSLSSGLSTTNSSVGSLSTGLSTTNSSVTSLSSGLSTANSSVGSLSSGLSTTNSNVSSLSSSTSTSVSSLSTGLSTTNSNVSSLSSGLSTTNSNVSSLSSSVSTGLSTANSNVSSLSTGLSTTNSAVGSLSSGLSTANSSVGSLSSGLSTTNSNVSSLSSSTSTSVGSLSTGLSTTNSNVSSLSSGLSTTDSNVGSLSSSVSTGLSTANSNVSSLSTGLSATNSTVGSLSTGLSSTNSNVSSLSSGLSTTNSSVGSLSTGLSTTNSNVSSLSSGLSTTDSNVGSLSSSVSTGLSTASSNVSSLSTGLSTTNSTVGSLSTGLSTTNSNVSSLSSGLSTTDSNVGSLSSSVSTGLSTANSSVSSLSTGLSTTNSTVGSLSTGLSTTNSNVSSLSSGLSTTDSNVGSLSSSVSTGLSTANSNVSSLSTGLSTTNSTVGSLSTGLSTTNSNVSSLSSGLSTTDSNVNSLSSSVSTGLSTASSNVSSLSTGLSTTNSTVGSLSTGLSTTNSNVSSLSSGLSTADSNVGSLSSSVSTGLSTANSSVSSLSTGLSTTNSTVGSLSTGLSTTNSNVSSLSSGLSTTDSNVGSLSSSVSTGLSTANSNVSSLSTGLSTTNSTVGSLSTGLSTTNSNVSSLSSGLSTTDSNVSSLSSSVSTGLSTANSNVSSLSTGLSATNSNVGSLSTGLSTTNSNVSSLSSGLSTTDSNVGSLSTGLSSTNSNVSSLSSGLSTTNSSVGSLSTGLSTTNSSVTSLSSGLSTANSTVGSLSTGLSTTNSNVSSLSSGLSTTDSNVGSLSSSVSTGLSTANSNVSSLSTGLSTTNSTVGSLSTGLSTTNSNVGSLSTGLSTTNSNVSSLSSGLSTANSSVGSLSSGLSTTNSNVSSLSSSTSTSVGSLSTGLSTTNSNVSSLSSGLSTTDSNVGSLSSSVSTGLSTANSNVSSLSTGLSATNSNVGSLSTGLSTTNSNVSSLSSGLSTTDSNVGSLSSSVSTGLSTANSNVSSLSTGLSTTNSTVGSLSTGLSTTNSNVSSLSSGLSTTDSNVNSLSSSVSTGLSTANSNVSSLSTGLSATNSTVGSLSTGLSTTNSSVTSLSSGLSTANSTVGSLSTGLSTTNSNVSSLSSGLSTTDSNVGSLSSSVSAGLSTANSSVSSLSTGLSNANNTIGSLSTGLSTTNSNVSSLSSGLSTTDSNVGSLSSSVSTGLSTANSSVSSLSTGLSTTNSTIGSLSTGLSSTNSNVSSLSSGLSATNSNVSSLSTAAGSLSTGLATTNSSVASLSTGLTATTSSLSSLSTVTGSLSSSLVTTNSNLTSLSTSTSSTVSSLSTSVSSIANSSGQVGNGMAAALGGGATYDPATGTITPPSYTTYKANGTTASVDNVGAALDSINGSGARYFHTNSAGVDSTATGVDSVAIGPNAIANLDNSVAIGSGSVATAATPVSSAAVGGMTFGNFAGSTPAGTFSIGGPGFERQLTGLAAGRVSAASTDAVNGSQLFQTNAAVASLSTSINNASNSISSSVASLSTSTSTAMSSLSSSTSTAVGSLSTGASATTSSVASLSTSASTTTGSLSTGLSTTSSSVASLSTATSTSLGSLSTSLSSTNTSVASLSSGLGAVSTTVASLSATVDNNTTRSLSSGGYAADMSSPAAQAPSVTAGSNSVALGQGSNDDGRSNVVSVGSASQQRQLTNVAPGTQGTDAVNLNQLSALSTSMSQSFAGQQNQINTLGTQITQTQQALRQTDTMARQGIAAATALTMLPQVEPGKTINVAVGVARFAGQSGMAFGASAHVTTNGILKLGIGVSGQNKTYGVGYGYSW from the coding sequence CTGTCGTCCTCGACTTCGACCAGTGTCGGTTCGCTTTCCACCGGTCTTTCGACCACCAACAGCAATGTGTCGTCTCTCTCGTCCGGCCTCAGCACGACCGATAGCAACGTCAGCTCGTTGTCTTCGTCGGTATCGACCGGGCTCTCAACGGCAAATAGCAACGTCTCTTCGCTGTCTACCGGACTGAGCACCACCAACAGCACTGTCGGCTCACTGTCCACCGGCCTTTCAACCACAAACAGCAATGTGTCGTCTCTCTCGTCCGGCCTCAGCACGACCGATAGCAACGTCAGTTCGTTGTCTTCGTCGGCATCGACCGGGCTCTCAACGGCAAATAGCAACGTCTCGTCGCTATCTACAGGACTGAGCGCCACCAATAGCACGGTTGGCTCGCTGTCTACTGGTCTATCTTCGACCAACAGCAACGTCTCGTCTCTTTCGTCGGGTCTCAGCACGACCAACAGTAGCGTTGGCTCGCTTTCCACCGGACTCTCGACTACGAACAGCAGTGTCACCTCCCTATCGAGTGGCCTGAGCACCGCCAACAGTAGCGTCGGCTCACTCTCGTCGGGCCTATCCACGACGAACAGCAATGTCTCATCCCTGTCGTCCTCGACTTCGACCAGTGTCAGTTCGCTTTCCACCGGTCTTTCGACCACCAACAGTAATGTGTCGTCGTTGTCGTCCGGCCTCAGCACGACCAACAGCAATGTCAGTTCGTTGTCTTCATCGGTATCGACCGGACTCTCAACGGCAAATAGCAACGTATCTTCGCTGTCTACCGGGCTGAGCACAACCAACAGCGCTGTCGGCTCGCTGTCGAGTGGATTGAGTACCGCCAACAGTAGCGTCGGCTCACTCTCGTCGGGTCTTTCCACGACGAACAGCAATGTCTCATCCCTGTCGTCCTCGACTTCGACCAGTGTCGGTTCGTTGTCCACCGGTCTTTCGACCACAAACAGCAATGTGTCGTCGTTGTCATCCGGCCTCAGCACAACCGATAGCAACGTCGGCTCGTTGTCGTCATCGGTATCAACCGGGCTCTCCACGGCAAATAGCAACGTCTCTTCGCTGTCGACAGGACTGAGCGCCACCAATAGCACGGTTGGCTCGCTGTCTACTGGTCTATCTTCGACCAACAGCAATGTCTCGTCTCTTTCGTCGGGTCTCAGCACGACCAACAGTAGCGTTGGCTCGCTTTCCACCGGTCTTTCGACCACAAACAGCAATGTGTCGTCGTTGTCATCCGGCCTCAGCACGACCGACAGCAATGTCGGCTCGCTGTCTTCATCGGTATCGACCGGGCTCTCAACGGCAAGTAGTAACGTCTCTTCGCTGTCTACCGGGCTGAGCACCACCAACAGCACCGTTGGCTCACTGTCCACCGGTCTTTCGACCACAAACAGCAATGTGTCGTCGTTGTCATCCGGCCTCAGTACAACCGACAGCAATGTTGGTTCGTTGTCTTCGTCGGTATCGACCGGACTCTCCACGGCAAACAGCAGCGTGTCTTCGCTTTCTACCGGGCTGAGCACCACCAACAGCACTGTCGGCTCACTGTCCACCGGCCTTTCGACCACAAACAGCAATGTGTCGTCGTTGTCATCCGGCCTCAGCACGACTGACAGCAACGTCGGCTCGTTGTCTTCATCGGTATCGACCGGACTCTCCACGGCAAACAGCAACGTATCTTCGCTGTCTACAGGACTGAGCACAACCAACAGCACCGTCGGCTCACTGTCCACCGGTCTTTCGACTACAAACAGCAATGTGTCGTCGTTGTCGTCCGGCCTCAGCACGACCGATAGCAACGTCAACTCGTTGTCTTCATCGGTATCGACCGGGCTCTCAACGGCAAGTAGCAACGTATCTTCGCTGTCTACCGGGCTGAGCACCACCAACAGCACCGTTGGCTCACTGTCCACCGGTCTTTCGACCACAAACAGCAATGTGTCGTCGTTGTCATCCGGCCTCAGTACAGCCGACAGCAATGTTGGTTCGTTGTCTTCGTCGGTATCGACCGGACTCTCCACGGCAAACAGCAGCGTGTCTTCGCTTTCTACCGGGCTGAGCACCACCAACAGCACTGTCGGCTCACTGTCCACCGGCCTTTCGACCACAAACAGCAATGTGTCGTCGTTGTCATCCGGCCTCAGCACGACTGACAGCAACGTCGGCTCGTTGTCTTCATCGGTATCGACCGGACTCTCCACGGCAAACAGCAACGTATCTTCGCTGTCTACAGGACTGAGCACAACCAACAGCACCGTCGGCTCACTGTCCACCGGTCTTTCGACTACAAACAGCAATGTGTCGTCGTTGTCGTCCGGCCTCAGCACGACCGATAGCAACGTCAGCTCGTTGTCTTCATCGGTATCGACCGGGCTCTCAACGGCAAATAGCAACGTATCTTCGCTATCTACAGGACTGAGCGCCACCAACAGCAATGTCGGCTCGCTTTCCACCGGCCTTTCGACTACGAACAGCAACGTGTCGTCGTTGTCATCCGGCCTCAGCACAACCGACAGCAACGTCGGCTCTTTGTCTACTGGTCTATCTTCGACCAACAGCAATGTCTCGTCTCTTTCGTCGGGTCTCAGCACGACCAACAGTAGCGTTGGCTCGCTTTCCACCGGCCTTTCGACTACGAACAGCAGCGTCACCTCCCTGTCGAGTGGGCTGAGCACCGCCAACAGCACCGTTGGCTCACTGTCCACCGGTCTTTCGACCACAAACAGCAATGTGTCGTCGTTGTCGTCCGGCCTCAGCACCACCGACAGCAACGTCGGCTCGTTGTCTTCATCGGTATCGACCGGGCTCTCCACGGCAAATAGCAACGTATCGTCGCTATCTACCGGGCTGAGCACAACCAACAGCACTGTTGGCTCGCTTTCCACCGGACTCTCGACTACAAACAGCAATGTCGGCTCCCTGTCTACCGGACTCTCGACGACCAATAGCAATGTCTCGTCGCTGTCGAGTGGATTGAGTACCGCCAACAGTAGCGTCGGCTCACTCTCGTCGGGTCTTTCCACGACGAACAGCAATGTCTCATCCCTGTCCTCCTCGACTTCGACCAGTGTCGGTTCGTTGTCCACCGGTCTTTCGACCACAAACAGCAATGTGTCGTCCTTGTCGTCAGGCCTCAGCACCACCGACAGCAATGTCGGCTCGTTGTCTTCATCGGTATCGACCGGGCTCTCAACGGCAAATAGCAACGTATCTTCGCTATCTACAGGACTGAGCGCCACCAACAGCAATGTCGGCTCGCTGTCCACCGGCCTTTCGACCACAAACAGCAATGTGTCGTCGTTGTCATCCGGCCTCAGCACGACTGACAGCAACGTCGGCTCGCTGTCTTCATCGGTATCGACCGGACTCTCCACGGCAAACAGCAACGTATCTTCGCTGTCTACAGGACTGAGCACAACCAATAGCACCGTCGGCTCACTGTCCACCGGTCTTTCGACTACAAACAGCAATGTGTCGTCGTTGTCGTCCGGCCTCAGCACGACCGATAGCAACGTCAACTCGTTGTCTTCATCGGTATCGACCGGGCTCTCAACGGCAAATAGCAACGTATCTTCGCTATCTACAGGACTGAGCGCCACCAACAGCACTGTCGGCTCACTGTCCACCGGCCTTTCAACTACGAACAGCAGCGTCACCTCCTTGTCGAGTGGGCTGAGCACCGCCAACAGCACCGTTGGCTCACTGTCCACCGGACTCTCGACTACGAACAGCAACGTGTCATCGTTGTCGTCCGGCCTCAGCACCACCGACAGCAATGTCGGTTCGTTGTCTTCATCGGTATCGGCCGGACTCTCAACGGCAAATAGCAGCGTGTCTTCGCTATCCACCGGGCTGAGCAACGCTAATAACACCATTGGCTCACTGTCCACCGGTCTTTCGACCACAAACAGCAATGTGTCGTCGTTGTCGTCCGGCCTCAGCACCACCGATAGCAACGTCGGCTCGTTGTCTTCATCGGTATCGACCGGGCTCTCCACGGCAAATAGCAGCGTGTCGTCGCTGTCTACCGGCCTGAGCACCACCAACAGCACCATTGGCTCGCTGTCTACTGGTCTATCTTCGACCAACAGCAATGTCTCGTCTCTATCATCCGGCTTGAGCGCCACGAATAGCAACGTCTCCTCGCTCTCCACCGCGGCCGGATCGCTGTCCACCGGGCTGGCCACCACCAACAGCAGCGTCGCCTCGCTCTCGACGGGCCTGACGGCCACCACCAGCAGCCTCTCGTCGCTTTCCACCGTCACCGGCTCGCTCTCCAGCAGCCTGGTGACGACAAACAGCAACCTGACCTCGCTATCCACGTCCACGTCGTCCACCGTCAGTTCGCTGTCCACCTCGGTCAGCTCGATCGCGAACTCGTCGGGCCAGGTCGGCAACGGCATGGCGGCCGCGCTCGGCGGCGGCGCGACCTACGATCCGGCCACCGGCACGATCACGCCGCCGAGCTACACGACCTACAAGGCGAACGGCACCACCGCGAGCGTGGACAACGTCGGCGCCGCGCTCGACAGCATCAACGGGAGCGGCGCCAGGTATTTCCACACCAATTCGGCGGGCGTGGACTCGACCGCCACCGGCGTGGACAGCGTCGCGATCGGCCCGAACGCCATCGCCAACCTGGACAACTCGGTAGCGATCGGCAGCGGCTCGGTCGCCACCGCGGCCACGCCGGTGAGTTCGGCCGCGGTCGGCGGCATGACGTTCGGAAACTTCGCGGGCAGCACGCCGGCCGGCACCTTCAGCATCGGCGGCCCGGGCTTCGAGCGCCAGCTGACGGGCCTCGCGGCGGGACGCGTCTCGGCAGCCAGTACCGACGCCGTGAACGGCAGCCAGCTGTTCCAAACCAACGCGGCGGTGGCCTCGCTGTCCACCAGCATCAACAACGCGTCGAATTCGATCTCGAGCTCGGTTGCCTCGCTGTCGACTTCGACGTCCACCGCGATGAGCTCGCTGTCGTCCTCCACCTCGACGGCGGTCGGCTCGCTGTCCACGGGCGCCTCGGCAACCACCAGCAGCGTGGCATCGCTGTCGACCTCGGCCTCGACGACCACCGGCTCGCTGTCCACCGGCCTCTCCACGACGAGCAGCAGCGTGGCCTCACTGTCGACCGCCACCTCCACCAGCCTCGGCTCCCTGTCCACCAGCCTGTCGTCCACCAACACCTCGGTCGCCTCGCTGTCCTCGGGTCTCGGCGCGGTCAGCACCACGGTGGCCTCGCTGTCCGCGACGGTCGACAACAACACCACGCGCTCGCTCAGTTCCGGCGGCTACGCGGCGGACATGTCGAGTCCGGCCGCCCAGGCGCCGTCGGTCACGGCCGGCTCGAACTCGGTCGCGCTCGGCCAGGGCTCGAACGACGACGGGCGCTCGAACGTGGTATCGGTGGGCAGTGCATCGCAACAGCGCCAGCTCACCAACGTGGCGCCGGGCACGCAAGGCACGGACGCGGTCAACCTCAACCAGCTGAGTGCGCTGTCGACTTCTATGTCACAATCGTTCGCCGGCCAGCAGAACCAGATCAATACGCTGGGTACGCAGATCACGCAGACCCAGCAGGCTCTGCGGCAAACGGATACGATGGCGCGCCAGGGCATTGCCGCCGCCACCGCGCTGACCATGCTGCCGCAGGTCGAACCGGGCAAGACGATCAATGTCGCGGTCGGCGTGGCGCGCTTCGCCGGTCAGTCGGGCATGGCGTTCGGCGCAAGCGCGCACGTGACAACCAACGGCATTCTGAAACTGGGCATCGGCGTCTCGGGCCAGAACAAGACGTATGGTGTCGGATATGGATACAGCTGGTGA